In Cryptomeria japonica chromosome 10, Sugi_1.0, whole genome shotgun sequence, a genomic segment contains:
- the LOC131048005 gene encoding pentatricopeptide repeat-containing protein At3g24000, mitochondrial-like, with protein MSTFIAHRQFANATRSTFQTFHNKLIDMYFKCGSLVDARKVFEHLKERDSVSWNTIIAAYGRHGCPHEAVTLFHHMQQTGLQPDQFTFASVFPACAKMGALEQGMAIHQSIKDRGILSDVVVASALVDMYAKCGSIDKARELFDRMPQRNVFSWTAMVAGYAQNGCAEKALETFKQMQLAGVKPNSTTFASVLPACAKMGALEQGTDIHQSIKDRGILSDVVVTTALVDMYAKCGSIDKARELFDRMPQRNVVSWTAMIAGYAQNGFVEKALETFKEMRLAGVKPNSTTFVSILPAYAKMEALEQGVDIHQSIKDIGILSDVVVATALVDMYAKCGSIDRARELFDRMPQRNVVSWNAMIAGYVQNGLVEKALETFKKMQLTCVESNSTTFTIILPACAKMGALEQGMDIHQSIMEGDFLSDITTGNALVDMYAKCGIIDKACELFDRMPQRDVISWNVMIAGYVQNRMVEKAIETFGQMQLAGLKPNSTTFVSILPACAKMGAFEQGMDIHQRIIEGGFMSDVMVANALIDMYAKCGSIDKAREQFDRMLQRDVISWNAIISGYAQNGFVDKALEIFKQMQFTGVKPDSTTFVTILPACAKMGTLEQGIDIHENIIEGEFLSDIVVGNALVDMYAKCGSIDKARELFDRMPQRDVISWTAMIAGYAQNGFCKDALKIFELMKHSGTCPDIVSFTCVLYACSHVGLVDEGCTYFNHMSNLYCITPTADHYVCMVDLLSRAGYLEDTLNFIIKMPVKPVAVVWMCFLGACRSHMNIGLGVFTSTLLFDLDPKNAATYVLLSNIYAEVGMWGEVQMVRRLMKDRGIQKTPGCSWIEDHKMVHAFCVGDRSHPQTQEIYAKLEELAWEMKAAGYSPDSKHLPNDVEEEEKESFLCHHSEKLAIAFGLLNTPPGATVRVVKNLRVCADCHTATKFISKIVAREIVVRDANRFHHFKNGQCSCRDYW; from the coding sequence ACATGTATTTCAAGTGTGGAAGTTTGGTGGATGCTCGAAAAGTCTTTGAACATCTGAAAGAACGAGACAGCGTGTCATGGAATACGATTATTGCAGCGTATGGAAGACATGGGTGTCCTCACGAGGCAGTCACTCTGTTTCATCACATGCAACAAACAGGTCTCCAACCCGATCAGTTCACATTTGCCAGTGTATTCCCAgcatgtgccaaaatgggagctttggaacagggcatggccatccatcaaagcataaaggacagaggaattttgtcagatgttgtagttgcaagtgccctggtagacatgtatgcaaaatgcggaagcatagacaaggcacgtgagttgtttgacagaatgcctcaaagaaatgtgttctcgtggactgcaatggttgcaggatatgcacaaaatggatgtgctgaaaaagctttagaaactttcaagcagatgcaattagcaggtgtaaagccaaattccacaacttttgccagcgtcctccctgcctgtgccaaaatgggggCTTTGGAACAGGGTACAGACATCCATCAAtccataaaggatagaggaattttgtcagatgttgtagtcacAACAGCCctcgtagacatgtatgcaaaatgtggaagcatagacaaggcccgtgaactgtttgacagaatgcctcaaagaaatgtggtctcatggacggcaatgatagctggatatgcacaaaatggatttgttgagaaggctttagaaactttcaaggaaatgcgattggcaggtgtaaagccaaattccacaacctttgtcaGCATCCTACCCGCTTATGCCAAAATGGAAGCTTTAGAACAGGGTGtagatatccatcaaagcataaaggatataggaattttgtcagatgttgtcgttgcaactgctctggtagacatgtatgcaaaatgtggaagcatagacagggcacgtgaactgtttgatagaatgcctcaaagaaatgtggtatcatggaatgctatgattgcaggatatgtacaaaatggattagttgaaaaggctttagaaacttttaagAAAATGCAATTGACATGTGTAGAGTCAAATTCTACCACCTTTACCatcatcctccctgcctgtgccaaaatgggagctttggaacagggtatggacatccatcaaagcataatggaagggGACTTTTTGTCAGATATTACAActggaaatgctctggtagacatgtatgcaaaatgtggaatcatagacaaggcatgtgaactgtttgatagaatgcctcaaagagatgtcatttcatggaatgtaATGATTGCAGGGTATGTACAAAATCGAATGGTTGAAAAGGCTATAGAAACATTCGggcaaatgcaattagcaggtttaaaaccaaattccacaacctttgtcagcatcctccctgcctgtgccaaaatgggagctttcgaacagggaatggacatccatcaaagaataattgaaGGGGGATTTATGTCAGATGTTATGGTTGcaaatgctctgatagacatgtatgcaaaatgtggaagtatagacaaagCACGTGAACAGTTTGATAGAAtgcttcaaagagatgtcatctcatggaatgcaatcatttcaggatatgcacaaaatggatttgttgataaagctttagaaattttcaagcaaatgcaatttacAGGTGTAAAGCCAGACTCCACAACCTTTGTCaccatcctccctgcctgtgccaaaatgggaactTTAGAACAGGGTATAGACAtccatgaaaacataatagaaggGGAGTTTTTGTCAGATATTGTAGTTGgtaatgctctggtagacatgtatgcaaaatgtgggagcatagacaaggcacgtgaactatttgacagaatgccccaaagagatgtcatctcatggactgcaatgattgcaggatatgcacaaaatggattttgcaaggatgctctcaaaatctttgaattaatgaagcactccGGAACATGCCCTGACATTGTAAGCTTTACTTGTGTTCTATATGCATGTAGCCATGTAGGTTTAGTGGATGAGGGCTGTACATACTTCAATCACATGAGTAACCTTTATTGTATCACACCTACAGCTGATCATTATGTGTGCATGGTTGACCTTCTTTCCCGTGCTGGCTACCTAGAGGACACCCTAAACTTTATCATTAAGATGCCAGTTAAACCTGTGGCGGTTGTGTGGATGTGCTTTCTTGGTGCCTGTAGATCACATATGAATATAGGCTTAGGAGTATTTACATCGACACTGCTTTTTGATCTGGATCCTAAAAATGCAGCGACTTATGTACTTCTCTCAAACATCTATGCAGAAGTGGGCATGTGGGGTGAGGTGCAAAtggtaaggagattgatgaaaGATAGAGGAATTCAGAAGACCCCTGGATGTAGTTGGATAGAAGACCATAAAATGGTACATGCTTTTTGTGTAGGAGATAGATCACATCCACAGACACAGGAGATCTATGCAAAGTTGGAGGAATTGGCTTGGGAGATGAAGGCAGCAGGGTATTCTCCAGATTCAAAACATCTACCTAATGatgtggaagaggaagaaaaggaatcaTTTCTCTGCCACCATAGTGAAAAGTTGGCAATAGCATTTGGTTTGTTAAACACACCCCCTGGAGCAACTGTTAGAGTTGTTAAGAACCTTCGAGTATGTGCTGATTGCCATACTGCAACAAAATTTATCTCCAAGATTGTTGCAAGAGAAATTGTGGTGAGAGATGCAAACCGTTTCCATCATTTTAAAAATGGACAATGTTCATGCAGAGATTATTGGTGA